In Leishmania braziliensis MHOM/BR/75/M2904 complete genome, chromosome 31, one genomic interval encodes:
- a CDS encoding TATE DNA Transposon: protein MWGGDMREGKTSNIELDVIYKAYLPKKRIVPSDTMVHLDWKRAQQLAAKVHRHGVVFFPIFIMKHWIAGLLEKGTQDSAEIQLSILDSAPSPIVEEKLRKHFKMVWPALRLVNEFSPRQERYSDDCGLYMSAVFFGVHLDIQIDHSRDMAKCMRRLLYAASKHHPPREYFLEKMRKILTNHPVSRKDFFYNEIEHKPWLKKTTVNREDTFHLGGGERRATKSTNPKRDSRRANQPKARAPKPPPRQKKKEETVRTKMDRAERTKRTPQTPVPASKAPSRKRPERSAMDAPLPRRKAARKSDRRTPASSSGRSATGRNGDKTRSLNSSEFPSEDEDLPVIDLPRRKKNSVTRTPEHAPNDATVSSEGIIPTNVSPHVQHGKCISEWTEITLAEANKHARKVYEAVLDHLWAATALARVGDGVAHGLTDTAVGQQRVRHKLTPLQPYSVQEMLKLLRKKIHMVDASPTDPNGVILREENRSEEVTLDSSIDELYLVRGPSLPTLYDVIKGYRFLLGACLREAPADVNGVRYPSHYVLTKDASEATVGVYVPATWTHYQSSKRQRAPRHASRYIPLPRSAASEAHQDPSDGQRPRLVKRKRWPGDGAGRDPLQEDEEDGATYRTPGNQKGDGYADVDANISTEAMRALESLRSNPLNMQGRHLSKNEEAEVCPRNWFLFAAKPPHISQLAWNLVRPDTRAHHLRWLTRIKSMNSEQMLMRFPAACIDLILSTARARKWKWATTAKAFAAVAGALRDLPLYSTQTRGIRLQDDPEWRSAFGTVQRYMKESVPDAPPFVSRRQVEAIIGRLRLGHPRAALFLAMMWGFAARACDISTLRAKDVTLFPGPPTSTRVKVTLTIRKGKGAKTRGPYPVPSMLTRDLAATLQEMLVQKKPSEELFAPHVEELRALIAQEVRTEMRGAQLPSIRKGALRCMAEAGVPLKDLMMISGHAKQATLLRYLGYGQQPTVEAETARDNAGRALFQTLEAAASVFRFRSQESSCANLGIAPQEVAAMVDQMSGFIQVLTERPALVKQWPLHLKRNTPLDMDTVLAMPTKRASTKRFLQRIQCFLDPSFYDGLRTSRTIKKCALTAAEIQQAVEMGKFEPCPISDIGSQVQLPEGMHGVNVFTVPELKGRRRLITEPLLNRVIPKHHVPRVHYDTRLGRRQRLRYARYMLQIDFEAYYDAIPIAATLRNKFVFRARHDGRYYRLRTLPTGARWSVAVGQAVTWTIVDIDTPVTITTLIDNILVAAREGQEREFVLAVRTVVARIKAANLMTSPNRDELEAMSDEEILQLASANTVFLGEEYTWNGRERLIRNSVKTVAKLKLALQKTSHTIRSLASLISLIFFALHTTQMNPARAFKLLRAYRGIYRLTFRGYDWDDAVPYIDSSVARSLQEIGGALVQNPWWKISDERHPTTDEATYDAVAFTDASLEGWGAVLHLRDAGATEMWTYRQRWTEDLERQLGGDDGEAERVLEKLRQYQLRRRVRSGGRFEDPDLQADRFQARYSAHAEPRAAQLMLRHLVEHHRVPNGARIALATDHRAIVIAQKHLNGFGGIGRGYALNKLFEYTYDLWYNRGIDVVFFYVEGARNPADAYSRHFGVDATGSLEVHRVEPFGVPFLRHMWCPLCEERRREEGGEI from the exons ATGTGGGGCGGTGACATGCGCGAGGGGAAAACATCGAATATCGAACTCGATGTGATCTACAAAGCGTACCTCCCTAAGAAACGGATCGTTCCGTCGGACACGATGGTGCACCTTGATTGGaaacgcgcgcagcagctcgcggcaaaggtgcaccgtcacggcgtgGTGTTTTTCCCAATCTTCATTATGAAGCACTGGATCGCAGGGCTtttggagaaagggacgcAGGACTCAGCAGAAATACAGCTGAGCATCCTGgactccgcaccttctcccatagTGGAAGAAAAACTGCGTAAGCACTTTAAAATGGTCTGGCCAGCTTTGCGTTTGGTGAATGAATTTTCACCACGTCAGGAACGCTAtagcgacgactgcggttTGTATATGTCTGCCGTATTTTTCGGCGTTCATCTGGACATACAAATCGACCATAGCCGAGATATGGCaaagtgcatgcggcgcctgctttacgcggcgtcgaaacaccacccgccacgcgAATATTTCCTCgaaaaaatgaggaaaattCTGACGAACCACCCGGTGTCACGGAAAGATTTCTTTTACAACGAAATCGAGCACAAGCCGTGGTTGAAGAAAACCACGGTGAACCGTGAAGACACCTTTCActtgggtggtggcgaaagGCGCGCAACGAAATCCACGAACCCGAAACGGGATTCCAGGCGCGCAAACCAGCCGAAAGCACGTGCTCCaaagccacctcctcggcaaaagaaaaaggaggaaacggtgCGCACAAAGATGGACCGGGCTgagcgcacaaagcgcacgccacagacgcctgtACCCGCGTCAAAAGCACCTTCCCGTAAACGTCCCGAGAGATCCGCAATGGATGCCCCACTCCCACGGCGAAAGGCCGCGAGGAAAAGTGACAGGAGAACACCCGCGAGTTCCTCAGGTAGATCCGCAACAGGTAGGAATGGAGACAAAACACGCTCTCTAAACTCGAGCGAATTTCCATCCGAGGATGAGGATCTGCCGGTGATCGACCTCCCgcggaggaagaaaaactccGTCACGCGTACGCCTGAGCATGCGCCAAACGACGCCACGGTGAGCTCAGAAGGCATTATCCCGACGAACGTGTCACCACACGTTCAGCATGGGAAATGCATTTCTGAGTGGACAGAAATCAccctcgcggaggcgaacaAACATGCCAGAAAGGTGTACGAAGCAGTCCTGGATCACCTgtgggctgcgacggctctggcgcgagtcggcgatggtgtggcacacggtctgaccgacacagcggtgggacagcaacgcgtgaggcacaagctgacaccactgcagccttaCAGCGTCcaagagatgctgaagcttctCCGAAAGAAGATCCACATGGTCGATGCCTCACCGACCGACCCGAATGGGGTGATTCTTCGAGAAGAAAAccgaagcgaggaggtgaccctCGACTCCTCAATCGACGAACTGTACCTTGTCCGTGGACCGTCGTTACCGACATTATACGACGTGATTAAAGGATACAGGTTTCTGCTTGGCGCATGTCTCCGTGAGGCGCCGGCAGATGTGAATGGCGTGCGCTATCCGAGCCATTACGTTCTCACAAAGGACGCCTCGGAGGCAACGGTGGGAGTCTACGTTccagcgacgtggacgcaCTACCAATCGTCGAAGAGACAGCGTGCCCCACGTCACGCGTCACGATacattcctcttccgcgaagtgcggcatcagaggcacaccaggaTCCGTCCGATGGCCAACGGCCGCGCCTggtgaaaagaaaaagatggccaggcgacggcgccggaagGGACCCACtccaagaggacgaggaggacggcgcgaCGTACAGGACTCCAGGAAACCAGAAGGGTGATGGATatgcggacgtcgacgcgaacatctcgacagaggcaatgcgcgctctcgaaagcctccgctccaatcctttaaacatgcagggcaggcATCTTtcaaaaaacgaagaggcagaggtctgcccgagaaactggttcctcttcgccgcgaaacCGCCACACATCTCACAGCTCGCATGGAACTTGGTGAGGCCCGACACccgcgcacaccacttgcgatggttgacgcgaatcaagtcgatgaactCGGAACAGATGCTCATGCGCTTTCCGGCGGCATGTATCGACTTGATTCTGTCGACCGCAAGGGCCCGCAAATGGAAGTGGGCAACCACCGcgaaggcctttgccgcggtagcgggtgcgctgcgcgacctgccgctctactcgacgcagacgcggggtattcgccttcaggacgatcccgagtggcgaagcgcttttggcacggtgcagcgttacatgaaggagtcggtgccggatgcgcctccctttGTTTCGCGACGCCAAGTCGAAGCGATCATCGGAAGACTCCGACTCGGTCACCCTcgtgccgcgctgttcctcgccatgatgtggggattcgcagcgcgagcgtgcgACATTTCCACGCTGCGAGCGAAGGACGTGACGCTGTTCCCGGGACCGCCGACAAGCACACGCGTGAaagtcacgctgacgatccgcaagggaaagggtgccaaaACACGCGGCCCTTACCCGGTCCCATCGATGCTGACGAGGGACCTCGCAgcgacactgcaggagatgctggtccAGAAGAAACCATCCGAGGAGCTCTTTgcaccacacgtggaggagctgcgggcactgatcgcccaggaggtgcgaacagagatgcgaggtgcacagctgccctcgatccGGAAAGGCGCGCTACGTTGcatggcggaagcgggtgtcccGCTGAAGGACCTGATGATGATCTccgggcacgcgaagcaggccacgctgctgcgctatcttgggtatggccagcagcctacggtggaggccgagaccgcaagggacaacgccggaagagcgctattccagaccctc gaggctgcggcttccgtgttccgtttccgatcgcaagagtcatcgtgcgcgaatctcggaatcgcaccacaggaggtggcggccatggtggaccagatgtccggtttcatccaagtgctgacggagcgaccggcactcgtgaagcagtggccgctgcacctgaaacggaacacaccactggacatggataccgtgctggcgatgccgacaaaacgcgcctcaacgaagcggtttctccagcgaatccagtgctttctggatccctccttctacgatgggttgcggacgtcgaggacCATCAAAAAGTGCGCGCTCACAGCGGCGGAAATCCAACAGGcggtcgagatgggcaagtttGAACCGTGCCcgatcagcgacatcggctcccaggtgcaattgccagagggcatgcacggcgtgaacgttttcacggtgccggagctgaaaggacgacgacgcctcatcacggagcccctgctgaaccgcgtgatccccaaacatcacgtcccgcgcgtccactacgacacgcgcctcggaagacgacagcggctgcgatacgcccggtacatgctacagatcgacttcgaagcttattacgacgctatcccgatcgcggcgacactccgtaacaagttcgtttttcgagccaggcatgacgggcgatactaccgccttcgtactctcccgaccggcgcgcgatggagcgttgccgtcggccaggcggtgacgtggacgattgtcgacatcgacacgcccgtcaccatcaccacgctcatcgacaacattctcgtggccgcacgcgaaggtcaggagcgtgagtttgtgctcgcggtgcgcacggtcgtcgcacgcatcaaggcggcgaacctgatgacgtcacccaaccgggacgagctggaggcgatgtcggacgaggaaatcctgcagctggcgagtgccaacacCGTTTTCCTCGGCGAGGAATACACATGGAATGGCCGAGAGCGTCTGAtccgcaactcggtgaagacggtggcgaagctgaagcttgcgctccaaaagaccagccacaccatacgcagtctggcctcgctgatctcgctgatcttcttcgcgctccacaccacgcaaatgaaccccgcacgggcattcaagctgctgagagcctacCGAGGCATATACCGGCTGACGTTCCGCGGGTACGACTGGGACGACGCGGTTCCTTACAtcgactcctccgtggcgcgatcgctgcaggagatcggcggcgcactggtgcagaatccgtggtggaaaatctcggacgagagacacccaacgacggATGAAGCGAcctatgacgcggtggccttcaccgacgcgtcgctggagggctggggtgctgtacttcacctccgcgacgcgggcgccacagaaatgtggacctatcggcagcgctggaccgaggacctggaacggcaactcggcggcgacgacggcgaggcggaacgcgtcctcgaaaaactgcgccagtaccagctgcgtcgccgcgtccggTCGGGAGGCCGGTTCGAGGACCCAGACCTGCAGGCGgaccgcttccaggcgcggtactcggcacacgcggaaccacgcgcggctcaactaatgctgcgacacctggtggagcaccacagggtgcccaacggagcgcgaatcgcgcttgccacggaccaccgtgcgattgtcattgcgcagaaacacctgaacggtttcggcggcattggcagaggctaCGCCTTGAACAAACTTTTCGAGTACACCTACGACCTCTGGTACAACAGAGGGATCGACGTAGTCTTTTTCTAcgtcgagggtgcgcggaatccggcggacgcctactcgcgacacttcggggtggacgcgacagggtcgctggaggttcaccgggttgaaccgtttggcgtgccgttcctccggcacaTGTGGTGTCCGCTAtgtgaagagcggcgccgcgaggagggcggcgagatatGA